The Pelmatolapia mariae isolate MD_Pm_ZW linkage group LG2, Pm_UMD_F_2, whole genome shotgun sequence sequence GAATCTGAAACAAAACAGGGTAATAAAGCACTTAGCTGCTATGCTTttaaccaggggtgtcaaacataagggcCAGGGGCCAGAATCGGCCCAGGAAAGACTCCAGTCCGGCCTCCATGGGCAGCTTTCAAAAGTGTGAAGGAGGGCATTAATTCTGGCTTCTTGCTTGTATTTTCATAACTTTTATAGGTTTTTATACAGATAAAGAACTCCATGGCCACTGATCCTATGCCAAAGTAATTAAGCAACAGGtgaacaattaaatgacagataTGTTTCCGTTTACTGTAGAAATGTATAATTTTTAAAAGAGAGACGTGACAAAAAAAGACAGGgtattttctgtgaattaacaaaaactgCTTCATAATTCAAACTGTATGTGCCACTGTATGCGGCTGTGTGTGAGCCATGACACAAAATAACTTTTGACATCTCTGCTTTTTATTACCATCATTGCTATTATTGTGGTTGCTATGAATATTACTACTATTTCTGCatttcccttcttttcttttctgttttaatctTAATCTTGTAAAGCATCTTGAATGACTGTAGTATTTGAAAAATGCTATATTAACAAACTTGCTTTGCCCATGTACATATAAAAAGTTACCATAGTCCCAGATTAAGAGAAGAGATCTGatttaatctttaaacagaccaGGTCCCATTTAATTTCAGGATCTTGCACTCTGCGGGAAAACATTTGATATTTTTAGGTGATTTTCCCCGCCCATAAATCCAGATCCATAGTTAAACTTTCAATCAGATGTTAACACTAAATCTCGTGCATGTTTTTAAGTGTTTGGTTACCGCCCCCATAGTCGCTGACTACGCTGATTAACGCCAGCTAATCCTGCAGCTAACTGCACCGGTTCATTTTGCGGCTGCATGCGACTGTTTGAGCACTTTTCTCGCTTTCAGTGCGCCACAATGTGACTGAATATCTGCGGTCATCACTGGTTTTGCACTTTTTGGATGTCGCTGATAAAACCCAAACATTAAACTAGTAAAATAACCCTCCCAACAGTGCGCAGGGGACGCATGAAAAGCTCGCTAACGCCAGCTAGCCGCCGCTGGTTAGCCTAACGGTGTGAATAACACACGCCGTTAACGTGCACCGACTCACCGTCGTTCTCATCGCTGTGCCGCCTCCTGGACATGTTTCACCCCGCTTCGATGTGAATGTAACAAAGCCAAAATATGTGTTGAAcgagaaacaaaacaatgagTCCGTTAAACGAGTTTATCTATGGATCATTCAGCAGCCAGCCGctcagagaaaaataaaagcggTCTGATTCAAGTGAAGCACATCCGGCTAACCCGGAAAGTGTACCCGTCTTTGGTGTCCGGAGTCTTGTGCTGAGTTTTCTGGTGCACGTTtggaggatttgtttgtttgtttccttaaaATAATATGTTAGACTTTATCTTTAATTCTAGTGAGACGGGTTAGTCGCTAACTATTTTAAAAGCTCTTTAAAACACAATGGCGGCGGATGATACACCCTGCTCAGAGTTTATAAACTGGGAGGTTGACTCTTCAATTTGTAATGGATTCAAACAGGAGAAGCAACTTTCTGCCCCACAAAGGAGATACTACAGCTTCTGCAAGAGAAAGGTGAGCATCAGGACACACTGACTGGAATCCCTGTTTTATGGTTCAATTGTTGGACATATATAACGATTATTGTGAAATTTCCagatatttaattttgtttttcgcACATTGAAGTCTGAGGCAATGTTTGAACATTAATATCTCCAAATCTAAGTAAGATAAAAACCTTAAATTGTCACTGGCCTCTCTAAGCATCAAAATGAATCTGATCTGTAATCTGTGTTTTCTAGTTAAAATCTGAAAATACATACAAATTTGAGCACACTCATGAAAAAAACTTCAAATTGCAAAAGACAATTGGTGACAGTTTACAAATTTATGAacaacaatatttaaaaaaaaaaacccgttATGATCTGTTTTGCATTctgtaattttgtatttttaatcagtGGTTTCTCAGCTGTGTGCTGGGAGTGTAGCAGAAAAAAGTAGTTCTTCTACTTAAAAAAACTGTATATTttcctattattattattattattattattattgttgttgttgttgttgtataaCTTAGAGGCTAAGGAAGGCTGATGCTGACAGATTTAAAAATTCAGATGTCAATATGTCAACTCTTATTCTTAAGTTTGTATTACAAACAGTTGTGCAGTGGTCACAGTCTTTACAGAAGGTCCTGGGATTTAAACCTGTTGGTCTTTTTGAGTAGAgttttcacccccccccccccccccccccgcataGGTTTCCTCCTCGTACTTTGATATGCTCCCATGTCCTGTTTTACAGTCTGTGATGGACTGACAGATGGGGTGTGCCCCACCTACCTTCCAACCACCCTAAGttgaataatataataataatacaatagtaATATATTGTTAAGAAGGAAGGGTCATAATTTACCAACTTTTGAGTCATTTATTTTAGAAACTGATACAGTTTCTAAACTACTCTGGACAAATTTCAATATTATCGCATATTGGGCAACATATGCACCAAACTGTGGCATACGATCACACAGCCACTGTCTTATATATAAGTCTTATATATAATCTTAAACATCTGTTTGACCATGTTAAAGATTTaactctttatttgttttttatgttatcCCCTCAGTCATTTGCTGCCTTTGTGGCATCCAAGAAGGACGGTAGTCATGAGGAAGGAAGCCCTTTGTGGTGCTGCTGCGGCCAGACGTTCATCGAGCACGCTGCCATTCACAAACACGTGGCCAGAGTGCACAATGCTGAAATACAGCAGCACGCACAGGATGAGTATGAGCGTTTGTTGAGCCAACTGGAAGAAGAGCCCGAAGCAGCGCAGGTGCAGGTGAATGAGCACAGTGGAGAAGCAGTGAACGTCTCTGTGTGGATTCCCGATATCAGCCACGTCTCTGAGGAGCAACTTAAAAAGTAAAGACAATCTCAATACAGTTATTTCACTATATTCTATATTTCTAATCTATATATGTAGATTATTAATGTGTCCCGTTTTAATTATTGAatttgatgttttatttttgttctttgttctctCGTTCTCCATCAGCGGTCCAGGCAGGGTTCTGCTTTACTATCACTACTGTCGCGTCGAGGAGCCACATGTCATCTGTGCTTGGCAGAAAGCTCTGTGTGAGAAGCTCCACTTAACGGGCAAGGTGAATGAATTGTCCCATCCAGTCTCGGGTTGAGGAACACTTCTAtgaaagagcaaagaaaaaaggcTTTTCTCTTAATTTCAGTGAAACTGTGCCATTAAAATATATGTTGATCTTTTTCTTCAGGTGAGGGTGGCGACTGAAGGCATCAACGGAACAGTTGGTGGCACCAACTTGGCCACTGACATTTACATAGAAGCAATGCGTTCACATCCACTGTTTGAGATGGATGAGGAGGATTTTAAGGTCAGAATCAGATAAAGAGAAATTTTATATACTAGTGTCACCTCCCCCTCTTAATGTTGCTTCATAGGATCATAGGATTCTGTTATAGGCTCCATCAGGGTGTGGTTTGTCCATAATCAGACTTTTAGCAGttattaattcatttttgtTAATCTTTGAATATTAATCATGCTGTTTTTGTGGGTTTGTTCAGACCAGTGACGGTGGCGCAGAGTGTTTTACAGAGTTGAAGGTTGGGGTCTACAAGGAGATTGTCCCAATGGGAGTGGACCCAGATCTTATATCTTACCAGCTGGCAGGTACCATTTGTACTATTTGTACTGACACTGTAAGCCTACAGAAATTATTAATAATGTAAGTGACACCTGTAGCTGATTTACTAATATCATTGCCTTTATTATCATAATAAGGTGCAAAATGTCTGCTTTGATTGCTGCTGTGCAGCCATAGCTGTGCTCTTGTACCGGCTGATGAGAAACTCTATTCTGTGCTTGTATATAATGTCAGGTATGTGTCTGTTTTGCCTCTCAGGAGTTCATCTGGAGCCCGACGAGTTTCATAAAGAAGTGGAGGCTCTTCTGACTAAAGGAGATTCATGCAATGACACCGTCCTCCTGGACTGCCGCAACTATTATGAGAGTAAAATTGTGAGTAGtaaatttgttttctttaggaGATTGTTGACTTCATTCAACTGTAATCTGATCAGTTTGGTGGTTTCAGGGTAATTTATGATCTTGGCTTTATCACGTGACATGCCCAGAGATTTATGGTGTAATTTCAAGTTTTTTGTGCACCATCTACACAAGCTACCATGAGCAAATATTAAGGATGGGCAGAACACTGATATTTGTAGCTGGAAATAATGAGTCTGTATCCAAACAGAAAAGCATGACTGGGATCAATTTCATAAGCCTCAGTATTTTAGCCAGAAGCAGTGGTATTGAGGTTGTGCTATTATAGAGTAATGTGCAAAGGCTGTTACAATTAATaattgctggggttttttttgccttcagGGGCAGTTCACTCAGTGCCTGGCGCCAAATATCCGTAAGTTCAGCTACTTCCCAGACTACGTGGACCAGAACCTCGAGCTGTTCAGAGACAAGAAGGTTCTGATGTACTGCACAGGAGGGATCCGCTGTGAGCGTGGCTCCGCCTACCTCCGCTCCAAAGTAAGCTGTTCAGTCATCAGTCTGGAAAGCTTTTAGTGGAGCTGGGTTCACTCGCTCACTTGTTGCGGGTTGCTGATTCTCCACAAGGGGGAGCCTTTTACTAGTAGTTTAGgtattaaaaaatgcatttttttgaaAGGTTTGCATCCAATATTTTAAGTTCTTGTTCATATTTATCTCTTAAATCTGGTACCAGGATGTGTGTAAGGAGGTTTACCAGCTGAAAGGTGGAATTCATAAGTACCTGGAGCATTTCCCCGAGGGGTTCTATCGTGGAAAGCTTTTTGTGTTTGATGAACGCTACGCCATCTCCTCAAACAGCGACATCATCTCAGGTTAGTGTGTAAACAGAGCCCATTCTCTGCATGCTAGAAATATCAGAAAGCCTCCATAAGCTCTAATATTCTCTTAAtatacatgtatttttaaataagatAACAGTCTCTGTTTAGATTGCAGGTACTGCGGACATCCGTGGGACCAGTACAAGCTCTGCTCCACCCAGTACTGCTGCCAGCTGGTTCTGTCCTGTCCAAGCTGCAGACAGGACGGCCACACCGCTTGCTGCCCCACGTGCCAGACCAAAGGTCAGGCTCAGTCCGAGGAGACCTCACATCACAAAGAGGAGTGCGAGTGCACTGACGGACGCCCCAGAATCCCTCAGGATGTGTAAAATGATCAGACTTCAGTGcttaaaaataacataaacatagtgtaaaatgtgtgtgaCAGATTTTCAAAATAGGAATTTTTATACTTATGTATGTGGGGAATTAAGTCAGATACATTTTAACTAATGAAAATCTATTGATGAAATTGAAGAAAATATCTGCTGAATGTGTTTTTATCATGTGAATattgtgaacattttgtcactaATGAAAGCTCAACTTCAACTTATTGTATGtataaatgtttctgtttcgTACTTATAAACTGTGACAGATATTTTGTCTCTTGTGTTTTCAAGCTGTTTAACAAACAGATGCATCATTATTTAGTGCTCCATGTATAACCAAGATATGCATGTTTGCTTTCCAAACTCTGCAAACTCTGGCTAGCGTAGCTTACTGAGACTGCAGGTGTTGTTTAAAGAAACCACAAGCAGCAGTGCATCTGTTTGCCTCGTGGCAGAATGTCCCTTTAACATATGTAATAATAGATGCATGTCAAAAACAGCACCAAAGTATGCAGTTACATAATAGGTTCAGCAGGTCATAGCATGAAAGTTACAGCAACAGAAGCAGTAAATGAAAGCAGTAACTAAAATAAAGCTTTTAAGAAAACATGATATAACAGACATGAAAGAGTGAGGTACCTGCCTGTTCTGGTAGGCTAGTCAAGCTGCACAGGGCTGGGCTGTGAGGACATGTCTCACTAAAGGAGGCTGGGCCCAATTGATGCTTGGGGAATTTTTCTTTCTAACAATTTGGTCAGAAACATGCAAATTAATAGCCAGATGGAGGAGGCATTCTTCATCCTGTTCCTACTCAGACAAAGGAGCAGATATCGATAGGGGAAACAGACCTGACCAACATAAGTAACAGCAGGATCCAGTGGTAAAGGGGTCAAACCATTAACAACAGGATTTCTAAGCAACATTAAGACCCCAGCAGGGATAGCATCAAAAAGTCTGTCAATATCCGCCAGAAGGAAGAGAGAATTGAAGAGCTTTGGGTGGACAGTGGGACAGAAAGCAGCTGAACGTAATCTGGACAAGATCAACATAAGTCAAAAAGCACCACTGCCTACAATGGATACTCCCTGATGCAGTAGTAGATTTCACACTGTTAAACAAAGAGGGCAAGGATAGGGGTTTTATCTTAAATTCACATACAGTGCAGGAATGTATTAATCAGTATTACAATTATGTCAAAATCTACACA is a genomic window containing:
- the LOC134641119 gene encoding thiosulfate sulfurtransferase/rhodanese-like domain-containing protein 2 → MAADDTPCSEFINWEVDSSICNGFKQEKQLSAPQRRYYSFCKRKSFAAFVASKKDGSHEEGSPLWCCCGQTFIEHAAIHKHVARVHNAEIQQHAQDEYERLLSQLEEEPEAAQVQVNEHSGEAVNVSVWIPDISHVSEEQLKNGPGRVLLYYHYCRVEEPHVICAWQKALCEKLHLTGKVRVATEGINGTVGGTNLATDIYIEAMRSHPLFEMDEEDFKTSDGGAECFTELKVGVYKEIVPMGVDPDLISYQLAGVHLEPDEFHKEVEALLTKGDSCNDTVLLDCRNYYESKIGQFTQCLAPNIRKFSYFPDYVDQNLELFRDKKVLMYCTGGIRCERGSAYLRSKDVCKEVYQLKGGIHKYLEHFPEGFYRGKLFVFDERYAISSNSDIISDCRYCGHPWDQYKLCSTQYCCQLVLSCPSCRQDGHTACCPTCQTKGQAQSEETSHHKEECECTDGRPRIPQDV